A window from Cryptomeria japonica chromosome 1, Sugi_1.0, whole genome shotgun sequence encodes these proteins:
- the LOC131027912 gene encoding non-specific lipid transfer protein GPI-anchored 5, with translation MAGSRVTVVILSVVALMAAMGEQGVMAQSSCTTALVSLSPCLNYISGNQTTPSQGCCTALATVVKNNPSCLCQLLSGNNQLGIAINQTRALALPAECKVTTPPVSQCQGSGAPTTSPSPTVSGVPPTSPSTNSSGTPTTEATPSSNPTQNNSASNIFAFPVFKVLAAVVLAVVVL, from the exons ATGGCAGGATCAAGAGTAACTGTTGTAATATTGAGCGTGGTGGCCCTCATGGCTGCAATGGGAGAGCAGGGTGTGATGGCGCAGTCAAGCTGTACCACCGCCCTTGTGAGCTTATCGCCGTGTCTCAATTATATCTCGGGAAATCAGACGACTCCTTCTCAGGGGTGCTGCACTGCCCTCGCTACCGTAGTGAAAAATAATCCGTCTTGTCTGTGCCAGCTGCTGAGTGGTAATAATCAGTTGGGAATTGCCATTAATCAGACTCGAGCTCTGGCTCTGCCCGCTGAATGCAAAGTCACCACGCCACCTGTCAGCCAATGCCAGG GTTCAGGGGCTCCAACAACTTCGCCTTCTCCCACAGTTTCAGGGGTTCCTCCTACTTCCCCTTCTACAAACAGTTCTGGCACTCCAACTACAGAGGCAACTCCGAGTTCGAATCCCACCCAGAACAATTCAGCTTCTAACATATTTGCATTCCCTGTTTTTAAGGTTTTAGCAGCCGTGGTATTAGCTGTAGTTGTGTTGTGA
- the LOC131029013 gene encoding non-specific lipid transfer protein GPI-anchored 5-like, with product MAQSSCTTGLVSLSPCLSYISGNQTTPSQGCCTALATVVKNNPSCLCQLLTGNNQLGIPINQTRALALPGECKVTTPPVSQCQGKNLFRDSTTSPSPTVSEVPPSSPSTNGSGTPTSEATPSSNPTQNNSASNIFASPVLKVVTAVVLAAVVM from the exons ATGGCGCAGTCAAGCTGTACCACTGGCCTTGTGAGTTTATCGCCATGTCTGAGTTATATCTCGGGAAATCAAACTACCCCTTCTCAGGGGTGCTGCACTGCCCTTGCTACCGTAGTGAAAAATAATCCGTCTTGTCTGTGCCAGCTGCTGACTGGTAATAATCAGTTGGGGATTCCCATTAACCAGACTCGAGCTCTGGCTCTCCCTGGAGAATGCAAAGTCACCACGCCACCTGTCAGCCAATGCCAAGGTAAAAATTT GTTCAGGGACTCTACAACTTCCCCTTCTCCGACGGTTTCAGAGGTACCTCCTAGTTCCCCTTCTACAAACGGTTCTGGCACCCCAACTTCAGAAGCAACCCCGAGTTCGAATCCCACCCAGAACAATTCAGCTTCGAACATTTTTGCATCCCCTGTGCTTAAGGTCGTAACAGCGGTGGTATTGGCTGCAGTTGTGATGTGA